The following are encoded together in the Acidimicrobiales bacterium genome:
- the ung gene encoding uracil-DNA glycosylase, with translation MTKTDWNPVLRQEFAKPYWDDLQRFVVEERQRSTVYPPHDEVFAALHLTQFADVKAVILGQDPYHGPNQAHGLCFSVRKGVPLPPSLQNIFKELEQDVGVVAPDHGCLDHWARQGVLLLNATLTVRRSNAASHQGKGWEVFTDEVLKAVNEKPERVVFILWGASARKKKGLIDTSRHVIVESPHPSPLSASSGFFGSHPFSRTNAALVEAGREPIDWSIPS, from the coding sequence ATGACGAAGACGGATTGGAACCCGGTCCTGCGCCAGGAGTTCGCCAAGCCCTACTGGGACGACCTGCAGCGGTTCGTGGTGGAGGAACGGCAGCGCAGCACCGTCTACCCGCCCCACGACGAGGTGTTCGCAGCGCTGCACCTCACGCAGTTCGCCGACGTGAAGGCCGTGATCCTGGGCCAGGACCCGTACCACGGCCCCAACCAGGCGCACGGGCTGTGCTTCTCGGTGCGCAAGGGCGTGCCGCTGCCGCCGTCGCTGCAGAACATCTTCAAGGAGCTGGAGCAGGACGTGGGCGTCGTCGCCCCCGACCACGGCTGCCTCGACCACTGGGCCCGTCAGGGTGTGCTGCTGCTCAACGCCACACTGACCGTGCGCCGCTCCAACGCCGCGTCGCACCAGGGCAAGGGCTGGGAGGTCTTCACCGACGAGGTGCTCAAGGCGGTGAACGAGAAGCCCGAGCGGGTGGTGTTCATCCTGTGGGGGGCGTCGGCCCGGAAGAAGAAGGGCCTGATCGACACCTCGCGCCACGTGATCGTGGAGTCACCCCACCCGTCGCCGCTGTCGGCGTCGAGCGGGTTCTTCGGCAGCCACCCGTTCTCCCGCACCAACGCCGCGCTGGTCGAGGCGGGCCGGGAGCCCATCGACTGGTCGATCCCCTCGTAG
- a CDS encoding UBP-type zinc finger domain-containing protein has translation MSDVCTHIDEVVTAHPSPSSTGCEDCLRAGDRWVHLRLCMTCGHVGCCDSSPNRHATAHFRESGHAIVRSYEPGEDWWWCYADDVILDVPDAPPSPSHP, from the coding sequence ATGTCCGACGTCTGCACCCACATCGACGAGGTCGTCACCGCGCACCCGTCGCCGTCGAGCACCGGCTGCGAGGACTGCCTGCGGGCCGGTGACCGCTGGGTCCACCTGCGGCTGTGCATGACGTGTGGCCACGTCGGCTGCTGCGACAGCTCGCCCAACCGCCACGCCACGGCCCACTTCCGGGAGTCGGGTCACGCCATCGTCCGCTCCTACGAGCCGGGCGAGGACTGGTGGTGGTGCTACGCCGACGACGTGATCCTCGACGTCCCCGACGCCCCACCTTCCCCTTCCCACCCGTAG
- a CDS encoding metalloregulator ArsR/SmtB family transcription factor, with the protein MNVDVEVDEATGALLKLLGEPLRWEIVRRLAVEDLCNCHLVEELGAPQPLVSHHLRALRQAGVVRAERFGSFTYYCLVGDVISGLAARLGALATAPAPRRRRPCS; encoded by the coding sequence ATGAACGTTGATGTCGAGGTGGACGAGGCCACAGGCGCGCTGCTGAAGCTCCTGGGGGAGCCGCTGCGGTGGGAGATCGTGCGCCGGCTCGCCGTCGAGGATCTCTGCAACTGCCACCTCGTGGAGGAGCTGGGCGCGCCCCAGCCGCTGGTCAGCCACCACCTGCGGGCGCTGCGCCAGGCCGGTGTGGTGCGGGCGGAGCGCTTCGGGTCCTTCACCTACTACTGCCTGGTCGGCGACGTGATCAGCGGGCTCGCGGCGCGCCTCGGCGCCCTGGCGACCGCTCCCGCGCCCCGACGCCGGCGGCCCTGCTCGTGA
- a CDS encoding MIP/aquaporin family protein yields the protein MSVPPPSLGARALAEGLGTGLLVVAVVGSGIAAQRLSPDDVGLQLLESSTATALALVALIVTFGAVSGAHLNPVVTLAERLRRRIDTRAAIAYAAAQVLGGCLGTVAANVMFELPAVDWSTTDRATGAHVFAELLATFGLLTVIFGAVHTGRPDRAAVAVAGYIGAAYWFTSSTSFANPAVTLARTLSDSFAGIAPASAPAFVAAQLAGALLAVAAARVLFTSEEAHDARPQLPQPRPDAGPANGGQQPAQRIRGHVLD from the coding sequence GTGAGCGTCCCGCCGCCGTCGCTCGGCGCCCGGGCGCTGGCGGAGGGCCTCGGCACCGGGTTGCTCGTCGTGGCCGTGGTCGGCTCCGGCATCGCCGCCCAACGCCTGTCGCCCGACGACGTCGGCCTGCAGCTGCTGGAGAGCTCGACGGCGACGGCCCTGGCGCTGGTGGCGCTGATCGTCACCTTCGGGGCCGTGTCCGGCGCCCACCTGAACCCCGTGGTGACGCTGGCGGAACGCCTCCGGCGACGGATCGACACCCGGGCCGCCATCGCCTACGCCGCCGCCCAGGTGCTGGGCGGGTGCCTCGGGACCGTCGCCGCCAACGTGATGTTCGAGCTGCCGGCGGTCGACTGGTCCACCACCGATCGGGCGACCGGCGCCCACGTCTTCGCCGAGCTGCTGGCGACCTTCGGCCTGCTCACCGTCATCTTCGGCGCCGTCCACACGGGCCGCCCCGACCGGGCCGCCGTCGCCGTGGCCGGCTACATCGGCGCCGCCTACTGGTTCACGTCGTCCACCAGCTTCGCGAACCCCGCCGTGACGCTCGCCCGCACCCTGTCCGACAGCTTCGCCGGCATCGCGCCCGCGTCGGCACCGGCGTTCGTCGCCGCCCAGCTCGCCGGCGCCCTGCTGGCGGTGGCCGCGGCCCGCGTTCTGTTCACCTCAGAGGAGGCCCACGATGCCCGACCTCAACTCCCTCAGCCCCGACCAGACGCTGGCCCTGCGAACGGCGGCCAGCAACCTGCGCAGCGAATACGAGGGCACGTTCTCGACTGA